Proteins found in one Chlamydia pneumoniae TW-183 genomic segment:
- a CDS encoding DEAD/DEAH box helicase, whose amino-acid sequence MLNFRKLRRDFSANILQDGKKLFEQGAVIDAKILSMNGETVCISAQVRGLYDNIYECEIEVDRSESDTVDSNCDCSYNYDCQHIVALLFYLEQYFNEMVVAYARSADLETDHEINEEVKKELKETFVAAATKEEERKDREHQKEILREYVHAANALSANPFFLPLEYLEKDSAELAVLFVSVNEDTFAPANQPIEFQLVLRLPCRSKPFYISNIRTFLEGVLYQEPIVLNGRRFFFTMQSFNASDRKLIDLLIRYVRYPNHTTEEKLLKSAYLMPPALGVILAKMFEHQLADRGGGSLGEKESFSGLFCGNLEEPLCWSLTPAKMKFNLDFFDMPYKALLMTPVILVDDDEVQPEQTMLLESDAPGIIHHFVYHRFSPQIKRAHLRSFSRLRDIAIPEALFGSFRENALPVFQEYAEIANVHLLNSFVTLPYVDEVRAICDMSYLDGELEAKLHFLYGSLRVPAASLALQYQDVRAFISDEGILARNLVEERKMLEEVFSGFIYDERDGAFRVKSEKKIVEFMTETIPANQHRITFNCPENLSGQFIYDETIFELSFREGSDINYYEADLKVHGLLKGVPLDLLWDCISAKKRFLELPKAGQQSKGTRRGKVNSGKLPCILVLDLEKIAPVVQIFNEIGFKVLDDLVQKCPLWSLTGISLDQFEALPVNFSMSERLIEIQKQIRGEIEFDFQDVPQQIQATLRSYQTEGVHWLERLRKMHLNGILADDMGLGKTLQAIIAVTQSKLEKGSGCSLIVCPTSLVYNWKEEFRKFNPEFRTLVIDGVPSQRRKQLTALADRDVAITSYNLLQKDVELYKSFRFDYVVLDEAHHIKNRTTRNAKSVKMIQSDHRLILTGTPIENSLEELWSLFDFLMPGLLSSYDRFVGKYIRTGNYMGNKADNMVALKKKVSPFILRRMKEDVLKDLPPVSEILYHCHLTESQKELYQSYAASAKQELSRLVKQEGFERIHIHVLATLTRLKQICCHPAIFAKDAPEPGDSAKYDMLMDLLSSLVDSGHKTVVFSQYTKMLGIIKKDLESRGIPFVYLDGSTKNRLDLVNQFNEDPSLLVFLISLKAGGTGLNLVGADTVIHYDMWWNPAVENQATDRVHRIGQSRSVSSYKLVTLNTIEEKILTLQNRKKSLVKKVINSDDEVVSKLTWEEVLELLQI is encoded by the coding sequence TTGATGCGAAAATCCTTTCGATGAATGGAGAGACTGTCTGCATCAGCGCTCAGGTTCGGGGCTTGTACGACAACATTTATGAGTGTGAGATTGAAGTTGATCGCTCGGAATCCGATACTGTGGATTCCAACTGTGATTGTTCGTATAACTACGACTGCCAGCACATCGTCGCACTATTATTCTATTTAGAGCAATATTTTAATGAGATGGTAGTAGCCTATGCTCGTAGTGCTGATTTAGAAACGGATCACGAGATCAACGAGGAAGTAAAAAAGGAGCTCAAGGAAACTTTTGTCGCTGCTGCCACAAAGGAAGAAGAGCGTAAAGATCGTGAGCATCAAAAAGAGATTTTAAGAGAGTATGTTCACGCTGCAAATGCTTTAAGTGCGAATCCTTTTTTCCTACCTTTAGAATATTTAGAAAAGGATTCTGCTGAGCTTGCTGTATTATTTGTTTCTGTAAATGAGGATACGTTTGCTCCTGCCAATCAGCCTATAGAGTTTCAATTAGTACTTCGTTTACCGTGTCGTTCCAAGCCTTTTTATATCTCTAATATCCGTACCTTTTTGGAAGGGGTGTTGTATCAGGAGCCAATTGTATTGAATGGGCGTCGGTTTTTCTTTACGATGCAATCGTTTAATGCTTCCGATCGCAAGCTAATAGATTTATTGATTCGCTATGTCCGTTACCCCAATCATACAACCGAAGAGAAGTTATTAAAATCTGCGTATTTGATGCCTCCTGCGTTAGGTGTGATTCTTGCAAAGATGTTTGAACATCAACTGGCAGATCGTGGAGGAGGAAGTTTAGGGGAAAAAGAGAGTTTTTCAGGGTTATTCTGTGGAAATCTTGAAGAGCCTCTGTGTTGGTCATTAACTCCGGCTAAGATGAAGTTTAACTTAGACTTCTTTGACATGCCCTACAAAGCGTTGTTAATGACTCCTGTGATTCTTGTTGATGATGATGAAGTTCAGCCTGAGCAGACCATGTTATTAGAGTCGGATGCTCCAGGGATTATTCATCATTTTGTTTATCATCGGTTTTCTCCTCAGATCAAGCGTGCGCATTTACGTTCCTTTAGTCGTTTGCGAGATATAGCAATTCCAGAGGCTTTGTTTGGTTCGTTCCGTGAGAATGCTCTTCCTGTATTTCAGGAATATGCTGAAATTGCGAATGTTCACCTTTTGAATTCCTTTGTGACACTTCCTTATGTAGATGAGGTCCGGGCCATTTGTGATATGAGCTATTTGGACGGGGAATTAGAGGCAAAATTACATTTCCTTTATGGTTCTTTACGGGTTCCAGCAGCATCTTTGGCTTTGCAATATCAGGATGTTCGTGCCTTTATTAGTGATGAGGGAATCTTAGCCAGAAATCTGGTTGAAGAGCGTAAGATGTTGGAAGAGGTCTTCTCAGGCTTTATTTATGATGAACGCGATGGAGCTTTTCGTGTTAAAAGTGAGAAGAAGATCGTGGAATTTATGACGGAGACGATCCCTGCGAATCAACATCGCATTACTTTTAACTGTCCGGAAAATCTTTCAGGTCAGTTTATTTATGATGAGACGATCTTTGAATTATCGTTCCGAGAAGGGAGCGACATTAATTATTATGAGGCAGACCTTAAGGTTCATGGTTTATTGAAAGGAGTGCCTTTAGATTTATTGTGGGACTGCATTAGTGCGAAAAAGCGCTTTTTAGAGCTTCCTAAAGCGGGTCAGCAATCTAAGGGAACGCGGCGCGGTAAGGTGAATTCGGGTAAGTTGCCTTGTATTTTAGTCTTAGACTTAGAAAAAATTGCTCCTGTGGTGCAGATTTTTAATGAAATAGGATTTAAAGTTTTAGATGACTTAGTTCAGAAGTGTCCTTTATGGAGTTTAACGGGAATTTCGTTAGATCAGTTTGAAGCACTTCCTGTGAACTTTTCCATGTCTGAAAGGCTTATAGAGATTCAGAAGCAAATTCGTGGTGAGATCGAGTTTGATTTCCAAGATGTTCCTCAGCAGATTCAGGCAACGTTACGTAGCTATCAAACCGAGGGCGTACATTGGTTAGAGCGTTTGAGAAAAATGCATCTCAACGGGATTTTAGCTGATGATATGGGACTTGGAAAGACTCTCCAGGCGATTATTGCTGTTACTCAGAGTAAACTAGAGAAAGGCAGCGGCTGTTCTTTGATTGTTTGTCCTACCTCTTTAGTTTATAACTGGAAGGAAGAGTTCCGTAAATTTAATCCTGAATTCAGGACTTTAGTTATTGATGGAGTTCCTTCTCAAAGACGGAAGCAGTTAACGGCTTTAGCTGATCGCGACGTCGCGATTACTTCGTATAATTTATTACAGAAAGACGTGGAGTTATATAAGAGCTTTCGTTTTGACTATGTTGTTTTAGATGAAGCGCACCACATTAAGAATCGTACGACTCGGAATGCAAAATCGGTGAAGATGATTCAATCGGATCATCGGTTGATATTAACTGGAACGCCGATAGAGAACTCGTTAGAAGAGTTATGGAGTCTTTTTGATTTCTTAATGCCTGGTTTATTGAGCAGCTACGATCGCTTTGTTGGAAAGTACATACGTACGGGCAACTATATGGGCAATAAAGCTGACAATATGGTTGCGCTTAAGAAAAAGGTCTCACCTTTTATTCTTCGTCGTATGAAAGAAGATGTATTGAAAGATCTTCCTCCAGTCTCTGAGATTTTATATCACTGTCATCTTACAGAATCTCAGAAGGAGCTGTATCAGTCCTATGCAGCTTCTGCGAAGCAAGAGCTTTCACGTTTGGTCAAGCAGGAAGGTTTTGAGCGTATCCATATTCATGTTTTAGCAACTTTGACTCGGTTAAAGCAAATTTGCTGTCATCCTGCTATTTTTGCTAAGGATGCTCCAGAGCCTGGGGATTCAGCAAAGTATGATATGTTGATGGATCTACTTTCTTCTCTTGTGGATTCTGGGCATAAGACTGTGGTCTTTAGTCAGTATACAAAGATGCTGGGCATTATTAAGAAAGATTTAGAGTCTCGAGGCATTCCTTTTGTCTATCTAGATGGTTCCACCAAGAACAGACTAGATTTAGTGAATCAGTTTAATGAAGATCCTAGCTTGTTGGTTTTCTTAATTTCCTTAAAAGCTGGGGGCACGGGCTTGAATCTTGTCGGTGCTGATACAGTGATTCACTACGACATGTGGTGGAATCCTGCTGTAGAGAATCAAGCGACTGACCGAGTCCATCGTATTGGGCAGAGCCGTTCTGTCTCTTCCTATAAATTGGTAACCTTGAACACGATTGAAGAAAAAATCCTTACTTTGCAGAACAGGAAAAAGAGCCTTGTAAAGAAAGTGATTAACTCTGATGATGAGGTTGTATCCAAGTTAACTTGGGAAGAAGTATTGGAATTGCTGCAGATATGA